The following proteins are encoded in a genomic region of Schistocerca serialis cubense isolate TAMUIC-IGC-003099 chromosome 9, iqSchSeri2.2, whole genome shotgun sequence:
- the LOC126418666 gene encoding calcium-binding protein P-like, with product MAHLVLLVLAVLAANALSADVQNGDAERTKKAAEGDATAVPSSAAYSPYYAGAADRYNAGGYPYNRAAVGYPGAYPYSAGVDPYNRASYPYNAAATGFQGSYPYNTAAYPYNAAGKGIAGAYPYNDGTYPYNVAGKGVSGAYPYNTGAYPYNAAGKGVAGAYPYNTGTYPYNTATTPYPGSYPYNTGTYPNTASGYPAAYNSAAYPYTSGADGYQSAAASYPYNTAASRFGAYQNNYGTSADGSYRSGKVY from the exons ATGGCACACCTG GTGTTATTGGTGCTGGCGGTGCTGGCGGCCAACGCTTTATCAGCCGACGTGCAGAACGGTGACGCCGAGCGCACTAAAAAGGCAGCCGAGGGCGATGCGACGG CTGTGCCGTCGTCAGCGGCGTACAGCCCCTATTACGCTGGAGCTGCTGACCGCTACAACGCCGGAGGCTACCCCTACAACCGCGCCGCAGTGGGCTACCCTGGTGCCTACCCGTACAGTGCTGGAGTCGATCCCTACAACCGGGCATCGTACCCTTACAACGCTGCAGCTACAGGTTTCCAGGGCAGCTACCCGTACAACACGGCAGCCTATCCTTACAATGCAGCTGGTAAGGGTATTGCAGGTGCCTATCCATACAACGATGGCACCTACCCTTACAATGTAGCTGGTAAAGGTGTCTCAGGTGCCTATCCCTACAATACTGGCGCTTACCCCTACAACGCAGCTGGGAAGGGCGTCGCAGGGGCCTATCCCTACAACACTGGCACCTATCCTTACAATACAGCGACCACACCATATCCAGGCTCGTATCCTTACAACACTGGTACCTACCCAAATACCGCCAGTGGCTACCCAGCTGCCTATAACTCGGCAGCCTATCCGTACACCTCTGGTGCTGATGGTTACCAGTCTGCAGCTGCCAGCTACCCTTACAACACGGCAGCGTCTCGCTTCGGCGCTTACCAAAACAACTATGGGACATCAGCTGACGGCTCATACAGGAGTGGAAAAGTCTATTAA